The following are encoded in a window of Ruminiclostridium herbifermentans genomic DNA:
- a CDS encoding glycosyltransferase, whose protein sequence is MVTISLCMIVKNEEETLARCLDTVKDIVDEINIVDTGSTDRTVEIAKQYTDRVFYYEWTNNFSAARNESFKYATKDYILYLDADDVVLEADQAKLKELKETLDPSVDSVSMYYDAGTDEFGNVTLRYRRNRLLKREKNFQWYGDCHNYINVQGKIINSDISITHKKIRHAVGRTVSVFEQKIARGDTFSPRDYFYYGNELRENGRHEEAIKNYDICTSMKEGWVEDKIFACIYRGDCYRALNDTNNELTSLFESFKYAPPRAEACCRIGYNFQRKRDYKTAAFWYEQASQQVPDPDRWSFIYNAYYTWYPHLQLCVCYYRMGDYKKSYEHNEEAAKYRPTDPSVLYNKKLFDKMFNNNES, encoded by the coding sequence ATGGTTACTATCAGTCTTTGTATGATTGTAAAGAATGAGGAAGAAACCCTTGCAAGGTGTTTGGATACAGTAAAAGATATCGTTGACGAAATTAATATTGTAGATACAGGTTCTACTGACAGAACCGTAGAAATAGCAAAACAATATACAGATCGTGTTTTTTATTATGAATGGACTAATAATTTTTCTGCAGCTAGAAACGAATCATTTAAGTACGCTACGAAAGACTATATTTTGTATCTAGATGCTGATGATGTTGTATTAGAAGCAGATCAAGCAAAACTAAAAGAACTAAAGGAAACCCTTGATCCATCTGTAGACTCTGTTTCAATGTATTATGACGCAGGTACTGATGAGTTTGGAAATGTTACTCTAAGATATAGGCGAAATAGACTATTAAAGAGAGAAAAGAATTTTCAATGGTATGGGGATTGCCATAACTATATTAATGTTCAAGGCAAAATCATTAACTCAGATATATCTATCACTCATAAAAAAATACGTCATGCAGTGGGTCGTACAGTTTCAGTTTTTGAACAGAAAATTGCACGAGGAGATACCTTCTCTCCTAGGGATTACTTTTATTATGGAAATGAATTACGAGAAAACGGACGCCATGAAGAAGCAATTAAAAATTACGACATTTGTACTTCAATGAAAGAAGGCTGGGTCGAAGATAAAATATTTGCATGTATTTATAGAGGAGACTGCTACCGAGCTCTTAATGATACAAATAATGAACTTACTTCCTTGTTTGAGTCTTTTAAATATGCACCTCCGAGGGCAGAAGCGTGCTGCCGTATTGGATACAATTTTCAAAGAAAGCGTGATTACAAAACAGCAGCCTTCTGGTATGAACAGGCTTCGCAGCAAGTTCCCGATCCAGATCGTTGGAGTTTTATTTATAATGCCTATTATACCTGGTATCCCCATCTTCAGCTTTGTGTTTGCTATTATCGTATGGGAGACTATAAAAAATCCTATGAGCATAATGAAGAAGCTGCCAAATACAGACCTACAGATCCTAGTGTACTTTACAATAAAAAACTGTTTGATAAAATGTTCAACAATAACGAATCTTAA
- a CDS encoding NTTRR-F1 domain, with protein MATELIVNGGFETGSFPPWGAVEATITSLFSHTGTYSAQLQNGTSVIYQTVYGDFSQPVEVSAYLAKVGASPNPIVSIVLSYFDNSFNFLGTGLVISIPESNIPDVIGGDWLKAVGTSIPAPVGTDFAILSISKNTLAGGADVLVDDVSILEGPVSPTGPTGPSGPSGPTGPTGPTGPTGPTGPTGPTGPTGPGGGATGPTGPTGPTGPAGATGPTGPAGITGPTGPTGPAGATGPTGPVGPTGPGGGATGPTGPAGATGPTGPTGPAGVTGPTGPVGPTGPGGGATGPTGPAGATGPTGPAGTTGPTGPAGVTGPTGPGGGATGPTGPAGATGPTGPAGATGPTGPAGVTGPTGPIGPTGPGGGATGPTGPAGATGPTGPAGVTGPTGITGTTGPAGATGPTGPAGATGPTGPAGATGPTGPAGTTGPTGPAGVTGPTGADGATGPTGPAGSTGPIGPTGPAGSTGPIGPTGPAGSTGPIGPTGPAGSTGPAGSTGPIGPTGPAGSTGPIGPTGPAGSTGPIGPTGPAGSTGPIGPTGPAGSTGPIGPTGPAGSTGPAGVTGATGPAGVTGPTGITGPTGPAGATGPTGPAGATGPTGPAGITGPTGPAGTTGPTGPAGTTGPAGLEAFGGLYSTDSQTLSIGIGGGVDQIELAETMPSSDVTLGTNNITILDSGTYEIEYMVTVGTVVLAVNLSAGVRVNGGTNFIPSTFQTRLLSLTLTTLFEGSTIVDLAAGDVIDLAVQSTDSVSASLTGGLTAYLTVKKISI; from the coding sequence ATGGCTACTGAACTCATTGTAAATGGAGGCTTTGAAACCGGATCTTTTCCTCCATGGGGCGCGGTTGAAGCAACCATAACATCTTTATTCAGCCACACAGGAACTTATTCTGCACAATTGCAGAATGGAACATCAGTTATATATCAAACTGTGTATGGAGATTTCAGCCAGCCTGTAGAAGTTAGTGCTTATTTGGCTAAAGTAGGAGCATCCCCTAATCCTATAGTATCTATAGTTCTTTCATATTTTGATAATTCATTCAATTTTCTTGGAACAGGCCTTGTAATAAGTATTCCAGAAAGCAACATTCCTGATGTAATAGGTGGTGACTGGTTAAAGGCTGTTGGCACTTCAATTCCAGCACCTGTTGGTACAGACTTTGCCATTTTGTCTATAAGCAAAAACACTTTAGCTGGCGGTGCTGACGTTCTAGTTGATGATGTATCTATTTTAGAAGGTCCTGTTAGTCCGACTGGTCCGACTGGTCCGTCTGGTCCATCTGGTCCTACCGGTCCAACTGGTCCGACTGGTCCGACTGGTCCAACTGGTCCAACTGGTCCGACTGGTCCGACTGGTCCTGGTGGTGGTGCTACTGGTCCAACTGGCCCGACTGGTCCTACCGGTCCTGCTGGTGCTACTGGTCCTACCGGTCCTGCTGGTATAACTGGTCCTACTGGTCCGACTGGCCCTGCTGGCGCTACCGGTCCGACCGGTCCTGTTGGTCCGACTGGTCCTGGTGGTGGTGCTACTGGTCCTACCGGTCCTGCTGGTGCTACTGGTCCTACCGGCCCTACTGGCCCTGCTGGTGTAACTGGTCCGACTGGTCCTGTTGGCCCGACTGGTCCTGGTGGTGGTGCTACTGGTCCTACCGGTCCTGCTGGTGCTACTGGTCCTACCGGTCCTGCTGGCACTACCGGCCCTACTGGCCCTGCTGGTGTAACTGGTCCGACTGGTCCTGGTGGTGGTGCTACTGGTCCTACCGGTCCTGCTGGTGCTACTGGTCCTACCGGTCCTGCTGGCGCTACCGGCCCTACTGGCCCTGCTGGTGTAACTGGTCCGACTGGTCCTATTGGCCCAACTGGTCCTGGTGGTGGTGCTACTGGCCCTACCGGTCCTGCTGGTGCTACCGGCCCGACTGGCCCTGCTGGTGTAACCGGACCTACTGGTATAACTGGTACTACCGGTCCTGCTGGTGCTACTGGTCCTACCGGTCCTGCTGGCGCTACCGGCCCTACTGGTCCTGCTGGTGCTACTGGTCCTACCGGTCCTGCTGGTACTACCGGCCCGACTGGCCCTGCTGGTGTAACCGGACCTACTGGTGCTGACGGTGCTACTGGTCCGACTGGTCCTGCTGGTTCAACCGGTCCTATTGGCCCGACTGGTCCTGCTGGTTCAACCGGTCCTATTGGCCCAACTGGCCCTGCTGGTTCAACTGGTCCTATTGGTCCGACTGGCCCTGCTGGTTCAACCGGTCCTGCTGGTTCAACCGGTCCTATTGGCCCGACTGGCCCTGCTGGTTCAACCGGCCCTATTGGCCCAACTGGCCCTGCTGGTTCAACCGGTCCTATTGGCCCGACTGGTCCTGCTGGTTCAACCGGTCCTATTGGCCCAACTGGCCCTGCTGGTTCAACTGGTCCTATTGGTCCGACTGGCCCTGCTGGTTCAACCGGTCCTGCTGGCGTTACTGGTGCAACTGGCCCTGCTGGTGTAACCGGACCTACTGGTATAACTGGTCCTACCGGTCCTGCTGGTGCTACTGGTCCTACCGGTCCTGCTGGTGCTACTGGTCCTACCGGTCCTGCTGGTATAACTGGTCCTACCGGTCCTGCTGGTACAACTGGTCCTACCGGTCCTGCTGGTACAACTGGCCCTGCTGGTCTTGAAGCTTTTGGTGGTCTTTATTCAACTGACTCACAAACCCTCTCAATTGGTATTGGCGGTGGTGTTGACCAAATTGAGTTAGCAGAGACTATGCCAAGCAGCGATGTCACTCTCGGAACTAATAATATTACAATTTTAGACAGTGGAACTTATGAGATTGAATATATGGTAACAGTTGGTACAGTAGTACTTGCTGTCAATCTGTCGGCAGGTGTCCGTGTGAATGGTGGAACTAACTTTATACCTTCAACATTCCAAACTCGATTGTTGTCACTTACACTTACCACATTGTTTGAAGGCAGTACCATTGTTGACTTAGCAGCCGGTGATGTAATTGATTTGGCTGTTCAAAGCACTGATTCTGTAAGCGCAAGTCTGACAGGAGGGTTAACGGCATACCTAACAGTCAAGAAAATTTCAATATAG
- the gmd gene encoding GDP-mannose 4,6-dehydratase, with the protein MKTALITGITGQDGSYLAEFLLNKGYEVHGLVRRSSSINTHRIDHLIDADGTGNRNFILHFGDLSDSCNLSKLIYKIEPSEIYNLGAQSHVKVSFDVPEFTSDVNALGTLRLLDSIKEVAADIKFYQASSSELFGKVQEIPQSEKTPFYPRSPYAAAKLYAYWITVNYREAYNLFACNGILFNHESPRRGETFVTRKITKGIANILSGKQEKLYLGNIDAKRDWGFAGDYVEAMWLMLQQQEPDDYVIATGETHTVREFCELAFKNVGINLKWEGSGENEKGINSANGNELINISRKFFRPTEVDLLLGDPTKAKTKLNWKQKVSFEQLVKMMVDSDVNGIK; encoded by the coding sequence ATGAAAACAGCATTAATTACAGGTATTACAGGGCAAGACGGATCTTATCTGGCAGAATTTTTATTAAATAAAGGATATGAAGTACACGGCTTAGTCAGACGGAGCAGTTCAATAAACACTCACAGAATAGATCATCTGATTGATGCTGATGGCACTGGTAACAGGAACTTTATATTACACTTTGGAGACTTATCAGATTCATGTAACCTCAGTAAATTGATTTATAAAATTGAGCCCAGCGAAATATACAATCTAGGCGCTCAAAGTCATGTAAAGGTATCCTTTGATGTTCCAGAGTTCACTTCTGATGTAAATGCTTTAGGTACATTAAGACTTTTGGATAGCATAAAGGAGGTAGCCGCTGACATTAAGTTTTATCAAGCCTCTTCCAGTGAATTGTTTGGTAAAGTTCAGGAAATACCTCAAAGTGAAAAAACACCTTTTTATCCAAGAAGCCCCTATGCAGCAGCAAAACTTTATGCTTACTGGATAACTGTCAATTACAGAGAAGCTTATAATTTGTTTGCTTGTAACGGAATACTCTTCAATCATGAATCTCCAAGACGTGGTGAAACCTTTGTTACAAGAAAAATAACAAAGGGAATTGCCAATATTCTTAGTGGAAAGCAAGAAAAGCTTTATTTAGGAAACATAGATGCAAAAAGAGACTGGGGGTTTGCTGGAGATTATGTGGAAGCTATGTGGCTCATGCTCCAACAACAAGAACCGGATGACTATGTAATTGCAACTGGAGAAACCCATACTGTAAGAGAATTTTGTGAGCTTGCTTTTAAAAACGTTGGAATTAATTTAAAATGGGAAGGCTCAGGTGAAAATGAAAAGGGTATTAACAGCGCTAATGGAAATGAACTAATAAATATTAGCCGTAAATTCTTCAGACCTACCGAAGTTGATTTACTTCTAGGCGACCCAACAAAAGCTAAGACTAAATTAAATTGGAAACAGAAGGTCTCATTTGAACAACTAGTTAAAATGATGGTTGATAGCGATGTTAATGGCATCAAATAG
- a CDS encoding GDP-L-fucose synthase family protein produces MDIKSKIYVAGHNGMVGSAIVRCLERNGYSILILKSHKELDLTDQAATEKFFEEQKPDYVFLAAAKVGGIHANSTYPADFIMENMLIGCNVIRSAYRNNVKKLMFLGSSCIYPKTCPQPIKEEYLLTGPLEPTNEPYALAKISGINMCQSFNKQYGTKFICAMPASLYGINDTFDAYNSHVIPSMIIKIHKAKLENNPVVELWGTGTPLREFLYVDDLADACYYLMQTYEGNDFINIGSGNEISIRDLALTIKRVIGYDGDIVFDTSKPDGTPRRVLDNSKIQKTGWAPKINMEEGIKREYQYYLDHVLSK; encoded by the coding sequence ATGGATATAAAAAGTAAAATCTATGTAGCTGGCCACAATGGAATGGTAGGCTCTGCTATTGTAAGATGCCTTGAACGCAATGGATATTCAATTTTAATATTAAAATCACACAAGGAACTAGATTTAACAGACCAAGCAGCAACTGAGAAATTTTTTGAAGAGCAAAAACCTGATTATGTTTTTCTAGCAGCCGCTAAAGTTGGCGGTATACATGCTAACAGCACATATCCGGCTGATTTTATTATGGAAAATATGTTAATTGGATGTAATGTAATAAGAAGTGCCTACAGGAACAATGTTAAGAAGCTCATGTTTCTAGGCAGTTCTTGTATTTATCCTAAAACCTGCCCACAGCCTATAAAGGAAGAATATCTCCTCACAGGTCCATTAGAGCCTACAAATGAGCCATATGCACTTGCTAAGATATCAGGAATAAATATGTGCCAATCTTTTAATAAGCAATATGGTACAAAATTTATCTGTGCCATGCCTGCCAGTCTATATGGTATCAATGACACCTTTGATGCATATAATTCTCATGTTATACCATCAATGATTATTAAGATACATAAAGCAAAGCTTGAAAATAATCCTGTTGTTGAGTTGTGGGGTACTGGTACTCCATTAAGGGAATTTCTATATGTGGATGATCTCGCAGATGCCTGTTATTATTTAATGCAGACCTATGAAGGAAATGATTTTATTAATATAGGCTCAGGAAATGAAATAAGTATTCGTGATTTGGCACTCACAATTAAAAGAGTTATAGGCTATGATGGTGACATTGTATTTGATACCAGCAAGCCCGATGGAACTCCTAGAAGAGTGCTAGATAATTCGAAAATACAAAAAACAGGCTGGGCACCAAAGATTAATATGGAAGAAGGTATTAAACGAGAATACCAATATTATTTAGATCATGTCTTATCCAAATAG
- a CDS encoding DegT/DnrJ/EryC1/StrS family aminotransferase, which yields MVMRDLKTQYNLYKNEIDNAIHRVIESSSFIGGDEVDILEKRLADYVGVKHCISCANGTEAMTLVLMAWDIKEGDAVFVPDFTFFSTGEVVSLRKATPVFVDVDYETFNIDTVKLENAILRTLEEGILTPKAIIPVDIFGLPANHFEIERIAKKYNLLILEDGAQGFGGSINGKKACSFGDAATTSFFPAKPLGCYGDGGAIFTNDDGLAEILNSYKVHGKGKNKYDNIRIGVNSRLDTIQAAVLNVKLNAFTEHELDDVNRIYRLYNERLQGIVDVPKIPSGYVSSFAQYTIKLNSSEERGIIQAKFKEKNIPSMIYYTKPMHKQQAFSNLDFKESDYIVTNKLCDTVLSIPMHPYLTDNDIEMITSAIADAITK from the coding sequence ATGGTAATGCGAGATTTAAAGACCCAATATAATCTATACAAAAATGAAATAGATAATGCAATACATAGAGTTATAGAAAGCAGTAGTTTCATTGGAGGTGATGAAGTTGATATTCTTGAGAAAAGGCTGGCGGATTATGTAGGGGTTAAGCATTGTATTTCATGCGCTAACGGAACAGAAGCAATGACTTTAGTATTAATGGCATGGGATATTAAAGAGGGCGATGCTGTATTTGTACCAGACTTTACGTTTTTTTCAACTGGAGAAGTAGTTTCACTCAGAAAAGCAACTCCTGTATTTGTGGATGTAGATTATGAAACCTTTAATATAGATACCGTTAAGCTTGAAAATGCTATTTTGAGAACTCTTGAGGAAGGTATTCTGACACCTAAAGCTATAATTCCTGTTGATATATTTGGATTACCTGCAAATCATTTTGAAATTGAAAGAATTGCAAAAAAATATAATCTGTTAATATTAGAAGATGGAGCGCAGGGATTTGGTGGGAGCATAAATGGTAAAAAAGCTTGCAGCTTTGGGGATGCTGCTACTACTTCTTTTTTTCCTGCAAAACCATTAGGCTGCTATGGAGATGGAGGAGCAATTTTTACTAATGATGATGGGTTAGCTGAAATACTTAATTCATATAAAGTCCATGGAAAGGGAAAAAACAAATATGACAACATTAGAATTGGGGTTAATTCACGGCTTGATACAATTCAAGCGGCTGTTTTAAATGTAAAGCTAAATGCATTTACAGAGCATGAACTAGATGACGTGAACAGAATATATAGACTTTATAATGAAAGACTTCAGGGGATTGTAGACGTTCCTAAAATTCCGTCAGGATATGTATCCAGCTTCGCTCAATATACAATAAAGCTTAATAGCTCTGAAGAAAGGGGAATAATTCAAGCTAAGTTCAAGGAGAAGAATATTCCTAGCATGATTTATTACACTAAGCCAATGCATAAGCAACAAGCTTTTTCAAATTTGGATTTTAAGGAGTCAGATTATATTGTTACCAATAAGTTGTGCGATACAGTGTTGTCAATTCCAATGCATCCATATTTAACAGACAATGATATTGAAATGATAACCAGTGCTATAGCAGATGCTATTACTAAATAG
- a CDS encoding acyltransferase codes for MSIFLHESSYVDEDVIIGDGTKVWHFSHIQRGARIGENCTIGQNVNISNNVIIGNHVKIQNNVSVYEGVELEDYVFCGPSMVFTNDLTPRSKYPKGTAGYKKTLVKYGASIGANATIVCGHTLGRWSMIAAGTVVTTDVCDYALMMGVPAKQTGWVCECGLRLKEGYSCKACGRRYRLVNKQLEEI; via the coding sequence ATGAGTATTTTTCTGCATGAAAGCAGCTATGTAGACGAAGATGTCATAATAGGTGATGGAACCAAAGTTTGGCATTTTAGTCATATTCAAAGGGGCGCAAGGATTGGTGAGAATTGCACTATAGGTCAAAATGTCAATATATCAAATAACGTAATAATTGGAAACCACGTTAAAATCCAAAATAATGTTTCAGTATATGAAGGTGTAGAACTGGAAGACTATGTATTTTGCGGTCCTTCAATGGTTTTTACAAATGATTTGACCCCTAGAAGCAAGTATCCCAAAGGGACTGCTGGGTATAAAAAAACTCTAGTTAAATATGGGGCTTCTATTGGGGCAAATGCAACTATTGTATGCGGACACACTTTAGGGAGATGGTCCATGATTGCGGCTGGAACAGTTGTAACAACGGATGTTTGTGATTATGCGCTTATGATGGGTGTGCCTGCAAAGCAAACAGGCTGGGTTTGCGAATGTGGGCTTAGACTTAAGGAAGGCTATAGCTGTAAGGCATGTGGCAGAAGATACAGGCTGGTGAATAAACAACTCGAAGAAATATAG
- a CDS encoding Gfo/Idh/MocA family protein, with protein MRYALIGCGRISPNHIAAAIKNNLEIVALCDITYDNIEFLLSKFSISKSINKYTDYKKMLEKEKPELVAVATESGKHAPIALDCIEAGCNVIIEKPIALSIKDADAIIKRAEQKGVKVCVCYQNRFNKSIQKIREAVEEGRFGRLLYGTAHIRWNRGEAYYKQAKWRGTWEQDGGALMNQCIHNIDLLCWMMGNEIVEVFGMTDNLMHSFIEAEDLGIALVKFSNGSYGIIEGTTNIYPNNLEETLYIFGEKGTVKAGGKSVNIIEEWQFADKLDDSEEVKAKYHENPENVYGFGHNPLYADMIESIKSNREPYVTARDGRKSLELVLAIYKSAAEGKSIKLPLNSCSTMEFKGRFSI; from the coding sequence GTGAGATATGCATTAATAGGATGTGGTCGGATATCGCCTAATCATATAGCAGCTGCTATTAAAAATAATCTTGAAATAGTGGCTTTATGCGATATTACATATGACAATATTGAATTCTTATTATCAAAATTTAGTATTTCAAAATCCATTAATAAATACACTGACTATAAAAAAATGCTGGAAAAAGAAAAGCCTGAACTTGTGGCAGTTGCTACTGAAAGTGGAAAGCATGCGCCCATTGCTCTTGATTGCATTGAAGCGGGCTGCAATGTAATTATTGAAAAGCCAATTGCTCTTTCTATTAAAGATGCAGATGCTATCATAAAGAGGGCAGAACAAAAGGGCGTTAAGGTCTGTGTTTGCTATCAGAACAGATTTAATAAGTCAATTCAAAAAATTAGGGAAGCTGTTGAAGAAGGCCGTTTTGGAAGATTGCTTTATGGCACAGCCCATATTCGTTGGAATAGGGGAGAGGCTTATTATAAGCAAGCAAAATGGAGAGGCACTTGGGAGCAGGACGGCGGTGCCCTTATGAACCAATGCATTCATAATATTGATTTACTGTGTTGGATGATGGGAAATGAGATTGTAGAGGTTTTTGGAATGACAGATAATTTGATGCACAGCTTTATAGAAGCAGAGGACTTAGGAATTGCATTAGTTAAATTTTCTAATGGAAGCTATGGAATTATTGAGGGAACTACAAATATTTATCCTAATAATCTTGAAGAAACTCTGTATATATTTGGTGAAAAGGGGACTGTAAAAGCTGGCGGGAAATCTGTGAATATAATCGAAGAATGGCAATTTGCTGACAAGCTTGATGACTCAGAAGAGGTAAAGGCAAAATATCATGAGAACCCTGAGAATGTATATGGATTTGGACATAATCCTTTGTATGCAGATATGATTGAGTCCATAAAAAGCAATAGAGAACCATATGTTACAGCTAGGGATGGAAGAAAATCATTAGAACTTGTCCTAGCAATTTATAAATCTGCAGCTGAAGGAAAAAGCATAAAACTTCCATTAAACAGCTGTAGTACTATGGAGTTTAAAGGCAGGTTTAGTATATGA
- a CDS encoding DivIVA domain-containing protein, translated as MNYTPEELRGISLKRSIFDGYNKKQVDNLLALISEDYTRQLKEIEELKNKVATQTEAINHYKILEESLQHSILVAQHTSEQVKANACEKAKFITEEAEANAKKLIEEANMEVVKCKAKCEELKAEIMSYKSKSELMLQAQLKILNQMFPE; from the coding sequence ATGAATTATACCCCTGAGGAGTTAAGAGGAATATCTTTAAAAAGATCCATCTTTGATGGCTACAACAAAAAGCAGGTTGATAATTTGCTTGCTTTAATTAGTGAAGATTACACCAGACAATTGAAAGAAATTGAAGAGTTGAAAAACAAAGTAGCTACGCAAACGGAAGCTATTAACCACTATAAGATTCTCGAGGAATCACTTCAGCATTCAATTCTTGTTGCGCAGCATACAAGTGAACAGGTTAAAGCGAATGCATGTGAAAAGGCTAAGTTTATAACTGAGGAAGCAGAAGCCAATGCTAAAAAGCTTATTGAGGAAGCAAATATGGAAGTAGTCAAATGTAAAGCTAAATGTGAAGAACTAAAGGCAGAAATAATGTCATATAAGTCAAAGTCAGAATTAATGTTGCAGGCTCAATTGAAAATTTTAAATCAGATGTTTCCAGAATAA